DNA from Helicobacter pylori:
GGAGTCAAATCCATTAAAAATGGGGCGTTAAACAATATCGCTAGCAGCGTGTTAAAACTCATGGGCCTTAAAGCCCCAGCAACGATGGACGAACCCTTATTTTAAACTAAAGGAAAAGAATGCAAATTGATGACGCATTATTGCAACGCTTAGAAAAATTGAGCATGTTAGAGATTAAAGACGAGCATAAAGAGAGCGTTAAAGGCCATTTGGCGGAGATTTTAGGCTTTGTAGAAAACATCTTCGCTTTAGAAACTAATAATCTAAAAACAGATACGCATCTTAGCACCCTTTTAAGAGAAGACGAACCCAAAAGCCAACCCCACATCGCTAAAGATATTTTAAGCCAAAACAAACACAGCCAGGATCATTACTTCGTTGTGCCTAAAATCATTGAATAGGTTTGATTGAATAGGTTTGATTGAATAGGTTTGATTGAATAGGTTTGATTGAATAGGTTTGATTGAATAGGTTTGATTGAATAGGTTTGATTGAATAGGTTTCATATCAGGTTAAAAGCTTGATTTTTGAAATCAAACAGACAAAAAAGCTATCGCTTGACTAAAATTAAGCTTTATTATATTTTATTTTTTAAAAGCACTTTCAGCCTTTTTTAACTCATCAAGAATTTCCACTAACCTTGCAATCGCCTTTTTGATTTCTTCATGCGTGATAATATAAGGGGGCATGAGATAGATCGTGTTGTTTAAAGGGCGTAATAACAGACCTTTTTTTAGAGCTTTTTTAAAAACCGCTAAACTCAAACGCTCTTTGGTTTGAAGAAAAACTTCAAAGGCAAAGACCATGCCCAAATGCCTTAGATTAGACACCACTTGTTGCTCTATCAAGTCTTTTAACGCGTTTTGGAGCGCGCTAAAAATAAACTCGCTCAAAGCCTTGTTTTTTTCAATAACATTTTCTTTTTCAAAAATATCCAGCGTGGCGTTCGCGCATGCGCATGCTAGAGCGTTTCCTGTGTAGCTGTGCGAATGCAAAAACGCTTTATTTTCTTCATAGGGGGCGTAAAATTGGTTATAGATTTCATTATGCGTTAATAGTGCGCTTAAAGGCAAATACCCCCCACTAATCCCTTTAGACAAGCATAAAAAATCAGGCTTAATTCCGCATTGCTCATAAGCAAACATGCTCCCTGTGCGCCCAAACCCGGTAGCGATTTCATCAAAAATAATGTGGATGTTTTTTTGCTTGCACCATAAAACGGCTTGTTTTAAATATTTCGCGCTATAAATATGCATATTCCCTGCGCATTGCAAAAGCGGCTCTGCAATGAAGGCGCAAATTTCTTCACCATGCTTATCCAACAAACGCTTTAAAGCGTTCAAGCTATTTTCTATCTCGCTGTCGTTTTTAGGCACGGGCGTGATGAGATTTTTGAGCAATAAGGGGGTATAAGTGTCTTTATAAAGTTTCACATCGCCCACGCTTAACGCTCCCAAAGTCTCGCCATGATAGGAATTAGAAAGCGATAAAAAAAGCTTTTTAGGGCGCGTTTGGTTTTTTAAAAAATGGGCGTGATAGCTCATTTTCAAAGCGATTTCAATACAAGATGAGCCGTTATCCGCATAAAAGCATTTATCCATACCGGTGAGCTGGCAAAGCCTTTGAGAGAGCGTGATGATGGGTTTATGGCTAAAAGAAGCCAAAAGGACATGCTCTAAATCATCAATTTGATTTTTAAGCTGCTGGCTGATGTAGGCGTTATTATGCCCAAAAAGATTCACCCACCATGAGCTGATTAAATCCATGTAGGCGTTATCGTTAAAATCATAGAGGTAAATCCCTTGAGCCTTTTTAATGGGGATAACGGGGAAATTTTGATGCTCTTGCATTTGCGAACAAGGGTGCCAAAGGTATTCTAAATCCAAAGCGGCCAGATTTTCTTGAAAATTCATGTTAAAAACTCTCTATAATAAGGATAATTTTAATAACCTTTGGTTAAAATAAGGTTATTTGATTTTACTATAAGGTTGTTTAAACCTGAATTTCACATTTTTGATTTTTTAAAAGGGATTAGAGTTCTTATGATTGAATGGATGCAAAATCATAGAAAGTATTTAGTGGTTACAATATGGATAAGCACGATCGCTTTTATTGCTGCTGGGATGATAGGCTGGGGGCAATACAGCTTCTCTTTAGATAGCGATAGTGCTGCCAAAGTTGGACAGATTAAGATTTCTCAAGAAGAATTAGCCCAAGAATACCGCCGCCTTAAAGACGCTTATGCTGAGTCTATCCCTGATTTTAAAGAACTCACCGAAGATCAAATCAAAGCCATGCATTTGGAAAAAAGCGCTCTAGATTCGCTCATCAATCAAGCTTTATTGAGGAATTTCGCTTTAGATTTAGGGCTTGGTGCTACCAAGCAAGAAGTGGCCAAAGAGATCAGAAAAACGAGCGTTTTTCAAAAAGATGGCGTTTTTGATGAAGAATTGTATAAAAATATCTTAAAACAAAGCCATTACCGCCCCAAACACTTTGAAGAAAGCGTTGAAAGGCTTTTAATCCTTCAAAAAATCAGCGCTCTATTCCCCAAAACCACCACCCCTTTGGAGCAATCCAGCCTATCGCTTTGGGCAAAATTGCAAGACAAATTAGACATTCTTATCCTAAACCCTGATGATGTTAAAATCTCTCTCAATGAAGAAGAGATGAAAAAATATTATGAAAACCATAGAAAGGATTTTAAAAAGCCCACAAGCTTTAAAACACGCTCTTTATATTTTGACGCTAGTTTAGAAAAAACTGATTTGAAAGAGTTGGAGGAATACTACCATAAAAACAAGGTGTCTTATTTGGACAAAGAGGGGAAATTACAGGATTTTAAAAGCGTTCAAGAGCAAGTCAAGCATGATTTAAGCATGCAAAAAGCGAATGAAAAAGCCTTAAGGAGTTATATCGCTCTAAAAAAAGCGAACGCACAAAACTACACCACGCAAGATTTTGAAGAAAACAACTCCCCCTATACTGCTGAAATCACGCAAAAACTCACCGCTCTCAAGCCCCTTGAAGTCCTAAAACCAGAGCCTTTCAAAGATGGTTTTATCGTGGTGCAGCTTGTCTCTCAAGTTAAAGACGAATTGCAAAATTTTGATGAAGCCAAAAGCGCTCTTAAAACCCGTTTAATTCAAGAAAAAACCCTTATGGCGTTGCAAACTTTAGCTAAAGAAAAACTTAAGGATTTTAAAGGGAAAAGCGTGGGCTATGTAAGCCCTAATTTTGGAGGCACTATCAATGAGCTGAATCAAGAAGAGAGTGCGAAGTTTATCAGCACCCTTTTTAACCGCCAGGAAAAAAAGGGGTTTGTAACCATAGGTAATAAAGTGGTGCTTTATCAAATCACAGAGCAAAATTTCAACCACCCCTTTAGCGCAGAAGAAAGCCAATACATGCAGCGTTTAGTCAATAACACTAAAACGGATTTTTTTGATAAAGCGTTGATAGAAGAATTGAAAAAACGCTATAAGATAGTCAAATACATTCAATAATGCAAGGGGAAATCATGGAACATAAAGAAATCGTTATAGGGGTTGATATAGGCTCTAGAAAGATTTGCGCCATAGTGGCTGAATTTAAAGACGGGATTTTACGCATCATTGGCACGGCTCATCAAGACTCTAAAGAAATCAATTCAAAAGCCATTAAAAGAGGGCGTATCAATAGCCTTGCTCACGCTTCTAACGCCATTAAGGAAGTGATTAATAGCGCTAAAAAAATGGCAGGTTTGAACGCTGATGAAGACAGGAATAACCCCATTTCCTCCTTTAGAGAATCGTATCACCCTAAAACTAAGGCGATCGTTTCTTTTTCTGGGGCTTATACCGAAAGCATTAGAGATGTTACCGGTGTAGCCAGCACTAAAGACAATGTGGTTACTATAGATGAAATCAATCGCGCTATCAATAACGCATGCGCTAAAGCAGGCTTGGATAACGACAAACACATTTTGCATGCCCTCCCTTATCGCTTCACTTTAGACAAACAGGAAGTGAATGACCCCTTAGGGATGAGCGGGACTCGCTTAGAAGTCTTTATCCACATTGTCTATACAGAAAAAAACAACATTGAAAATTTAGAAAAAATCATGATCCAATCTGGGGTAGAGATTGAAAACATCGTGATCAATTCTTATGCAGCCTCGATTGCCACCTTGTCTAATGACGAAAGGGAATTGGGCGTGGCTTGCGTGGATATGGGCGGAGAGACATGCAACCTTACGATTTATAGCGGCAATTCCATACGCTATAACAAATATTTACCCGTAGGCTCTCACCATTTAACCACGGATTTATCGCACATGCTCAATACCCCATTCCCTTACGCTGAAGAAGTTAAGATCAAATACGGGGATCTTTCTTTTGAAAGCGGCACAGAAACGCCCTCTCAAAGTGTCCAAATCCCTACCACCGGCTCAGATGGCAATGAAAGCCATATTGTGCCGCTTAGTGAAATCCAAACTATCATGAGGGAAAGGGCTTTAGAAACCTTTAAAATCATCCACAGGAGCATTCAAGATAGCGGTTTAGAAGAGCATTTGGGTGGGGGCGTTGTGTTAACCGGTGGCATGGCTTTAATGAAAGGGATCAAGGAATTAGCCAGAACCCATTTCACTAATTACCCTGTTCGTTTGGCAACCCCTGTGGAAAAATACAATATCATGGGCATGTTTGAAGACTTGAAAGATCCTCGCTTTTCAGTCGTGGTCGGCTTGATTTTATACAAAGCAGGGGGGCATACCAATTATGAAAGGGATTCTAAAGGGGTTATCCGCTATCATGAAAGCGATGATTATATAAGAAAAGCCCACCAATCAAACCCTACCCCCCACATCCATTCATCGCCCACAGAGAGGAATTTAAGCGATTTAAAAACCCCTAGTGCTCCTTTAAACACCGCTAAAAATGACGACTTCTTGCCCATAAAACCCACTGAACAAAAAGGTTTTTTTCAAAACCTCTTGGATAAGATTTCTAAAATCTTTTAAGATATAGCGATTTCTTTATGCGATAAAACGGCTTGATAGTTATCAAAAGCTAGAAAACATGGTATAATCCCTAACTATCTATACAAAGTTTAAGATTTGCAAAAATCGTCACAAGGGGAAAGTGGCTATGGTTCATCAATCAGAGATGGAAAATTATAATATCGGTCAAGCGAGCATTGAAGAAGTAAGCGATCCAGCTTACAAAGGGGCTAAGATTGTCGTTGTTGGTGTTGGAGGTGGAGGGTCTAATATGATTAAACACCTGGTTGAATACGGCGTGCATCAAGATGTGACCCCCATTGCAACAAACACTGATGGCCAACACCTCAAAAACAATCCCGCCCCAGTTAAAATCCTTTTAGGCAAAGAATCTACCGGAGGTTTAGGCGCTGGAGGGGTTCCTGATATTGGTAAAAAAGCCGCTGAAGAAAGCGCTGATGAAATTAGGGAAGCGATTAAAGACGCGAAATTAGTCATTGTCTCTACAGGACTTGGAGGAGGGACTGGGACTGGAGCCACCCCTACTATTGTCAAAATCGCAAAAGAAGTGGGAGCGCTCACGATCGCTATCGTTACTAAGCCTTTCAAATATGAGGGGAATCAAAAAAGGAAGAGGGCTGAAGAGGGATTGAAAGAATTGGAACAATCTAGCGATTCTATTTTGGTTATCCCTAACGATAAAATCCTTCTCACCATGAAAAAAAACGCTAGCACCACGGAATGCTATAGGGAAGTTGATGATGTCTTGGTTAGGGCTGTGAGCGGCATTTCTACGATTATCACCAAACCCGGTAATATCAACGTTGATTTTGCCGATTTAAAGAGCGCTCTTGGTTTTAAAGGCTTTGCATTAATGGGTATTGGTGAAGCCACTGGCGAAGATTCCGCTAAATTAGCGGTGCAAAACGCGATCCAATCGCCTCTTCTTGATGACGCTTCCATTGAAGGGGCTAAGAGCATTATCGTCTTTTTTGAGCACCACCCTGACTATCCCATGATGGCTTATTCTCAAGCTTGCGATTTCATTCAAGATCAAGCCCACCAAGATGTTGATGTTAAGTTTGGACAGCACACGAGCGAGAATATCCCCATTGATCATGTGCGCGTTACTATCATTGCGACCGGTTCTGAAAGAAACAGCAATGGAGCGGGTTTGGAATCTATCGCTACGCCTTCTCAACCTGTGGTGAAGCCAACAAGGAAAGTGGGCAATGGCGAGTATTTAAGAATCCCTACTGAAGAAGAGCTGTCCATACCCACAACCATAAGGATCCAACAAGATTGATTGCAGATCTTGCTTTCCTCCCCTATTTTTATAGGGCTATATAGGGCTATGATGAAGCGGTTTGTTGGGTTTGCTCTCATTGATCATTAATAATAAAAATTTAGGATAAAATCAAAAAGCTTTGGGTGTGCTGACCTTTAAGCGTTTGGGGGATTTTAAAGCGCTTTAAAGGGAAATCATCGCAAATACCCCCTATTGTTAATGAAACGCTAGAAAGCCGTTATAGGTTATATCTTTATCCAACGCATAGATAAGAGATGGGTTTTCTCTACTTGTTGTTAGGCTTGTTGGTATTGTTTAACACGCTCGCAATAAAGCCAACGCTCACGCTCTTACCTTGTGCCAGAGCGTTAGAGATTTTAATGATTTCAAGGTTTTGTTTCGCG
Protein-coding regions in this window:
- the ftsA gene encoding cell division protein FtsA, which encodes MEHKEIVIGVDIGSRKICAIVAEFKDGILRIIGTAHQDSKEINSKAIKRGRINSLAHASNAIKEVINSAKKMAGLNADEDRNNPISSFRESYHPKTKAIVSFSGAYTESIRDVTGVASTKDNVVTIDEINRAINNACAKAGLDNDKHILHALPYRFTLDKQEVNDPLGMSGTRLEVFIHIVYTEKNNIENLEKIMIQSGVEIENIVINSYAASIATLSNDERELGVACVDMGGETCNLTIYSGNSIRYNKYLPVGSHHLTTDLSHMLNTPFPYAEEVKIKYGDLSFESGTETPSQSVQIPTTGSDGNESHIVPLSEIQTIMRERALETFKIIHRSIQDSGLEEHLGGGVVLTGGMALMKGIKELARTHFTNYPVRLATPVEKYNIMGMFEDLKDPRFSVVVGLILYKAGGHTNYERDSKGVIRYHESDDYIRKAHQSNPTPHIHSSPTERNLSDLKTPSAPLNTAKNDDFLPIKPTEQKGFFQNLLDKISKIF
- a CDS encoding peptidylprolyl isomerase, whose protein sequence is MIEWMQNHRKYLVVTIWISTIAFIAAGMIGWGQYSFSLDSDSAAKVGQIKISQEELAQEYRRLKDAYAESIPDFKELTEDQIKAMHLEKSALDSLINQALLRNFALDLGLGATKQEVAKEIRKTSVFQKDGVFDEELYKNILKQSHYRPKHFEESVERLLILQKISALFPKTTTPLEQSSLSLWAKLQDKLDILILNPDDVKISLNEEEMKKYYENHRKDFKKPTSFKTRSLYFDASLEKTDLKELEEYYHKNKVSYLDKEGKLQDFKSVQEQVKHDLSMQKANEKALRSYIALKKANAQNYTTQDFEENNSPYTAEITQKLTALKPLEVLKPEPFKDGFIVVQLVSQVKDELQNFDEAKSALKTRLIQEKTLMALQTLAKEKLKDFKGKSVGYVSPNFGGTINELNQEESAKFISTLFNRQEKKGFVTIGNKVVLYQITEQNFNHPFSAEESQYMQRLVNNTKTDFFDKALIEELKKRYKIVKYIQ
- the ftsZ gene encoding cell division protein FtsZ, translating into MVHQSEMENYNIGQASIEEVSDPAYKGAKIVVVGVGGGGSNMIKHLVEYGVHQDVTPIATNTDGQHLKNNPAPVKILLGKESTGGLGAGGVPDIGKKAAEESADEIREAIKDAKLVIVSTGLGGGTGTGATPTIVKIAKEVGALTIAIVTKPFKYEGNQKRKRAEEGLKELEQSSDSILVIPNDKILLTMKKNASTTECYREVDDVLVRAVSGISTIITKPGNINVDFADLKSALGFKGFALMGIGEATGEDSAKLAVQNAIQSPLLDDASIEGAKSIIVFFEHHPDYPMMAYSQACDFIQDQAHQDVDVKFGQHTSENIPIDHVRVTIIATGSERNSNGAGLESIATPSQPVVKPTRKVGNGEYLRIPTEEELSIPTTIRIQQD
- the gatC gene encoding Asp-tRNA(Asn)/Glu-tRNA(Gln) amidotransferase subunit GatC; translated protein: MQIDDALLQRLEKLSMLEIKDEHKESVKGHLAEILGFVENIFALETNNLKTDTHLSTLLREDEPKSQPHIAKDILSQNKHSQDHYFVVPKIIE
- a CDS encoding adenosylmethionine--8-amino-7-oxononanoate transaminase produces the protein MNFQENLAALDLEYLWHPCSQMQEHQNFPVIPIKKAQGIYLYDFNDNAYMDLISSWWVNLFGHNNAYISQQLKNQIDDLEHVLLASFSHKPIITLSQRLCQLTGMDKCFYADNGSSCIEIALKMSYHAHFLKNQTRPKKLFLSLSNSYHGETLGALSVGDVKLYKDTYTPLLLKNLITPVPKNDSEIENSLNALKRLLDKHGEEICAFIAEPLLQCAGNMHIYSAKYLKQAVLWCKQKNIHIIFDEIATGFGRTGSMFAYEQCGIKPDFLCLSKGISGGYLPLSALLTHNEIYNQFYAPYEENKAFLHSHSYTGNALACACANATLDIFEKENVIEKNKALSEFIFSALQNALKDLIEQQVVSNLRHLGMVFAFEVFLQTKERLSLAVFKKALKKGLLLRPLNNTIYLMPPYIITHEEIKKAIARLVEILDELKKAESAFKK